The following are encoded in a window of Phycisphaerae bacterium genomic DNA:
- the neuC gene encoding UDP-N-acetylglucosamine 2-epimerase, protein MTTNRRQERKRRSRNLRVAVVTGTRAEFGLLEPVLRAMQRRPRLDPRLIVTGMHLLPQFGRTVDQIRAAGWRVHATVRMQSGRGVSEEPEALAHGISGIARALDRLDCPVALVLGDRIEAFAAACAATVARRVLCHIHGGDRALGDLDDIYRDAISRMAHVHLAASQEAVLRLRRMGEEPWRIHLVGAPGLDDIRAFHTRWGQRARRTNVRLQELIGPLAGRSYAVVIQHPIGRSDSAEAATMRRVLKSVEAADLDGVIIFPNSDAGHKGIVREIARWQKRRQWLVFRSLPREDYLLLASHAAVLVGNSSSGIIESATLGVPAINIGPRQEGRLRCGPSVVDVPDRSQAIRRAVARAATAARPAQARSVYGDGRAGERIADILGRLRLGDRLIRKRLMF, encoded by the coding sequence GTGACCACGAATCGCAGGCAAGAGCGGAAGCGACGATCTCGCAATCTTCGCGTGGCGGTCGTGACCGGTACTCGGGCCGAGTTCGGTCTTCTCGAGCCCGTGCTGCGCGCGATGCAACGCCGGCCGCGTCTCGATCCCCGACTGATCGTCACCGGCATGCATTTGCTGCCTCAATTCGGCCGGACGGTTGATCAGATTCGGGCAGCCGGTTGGCGCGTCCACGCGACGGTGCGCATGCAATCAGGTCGCGGCGTAAGCGAAGAGCCCGAGGCCTTGGCCCACGGCATCTCCGGAATTGCCCGGGCTCTCGACAGGCTTGATTGCCCCGTAGCGCTGGTCTTGGGAGACCGGATCGAGGCTTTTGCGGCTGCATGTGCGGCTACTGTTGCGCGTCGCGTCTTGTGTCACATCCACGGCGGCGACCGGGCACTGGGCGACTTGGACGACATCTACCGCGACGCAATCAGTCGCATGGCCCATGTTCATCTGGCGGCCTCGCAGGAAGCCGTTCTTCGCCTGCGGCGAATGGGTGAGGAACCTTGGCGGATTCACCTGGTTGGGGCGCCCGGGCTTGACGACATTCGAGCATTCCATACACGGTGGGGTCAACGTGCCCGACGCACGAACGTGCGTTTGCAGGAACTGATCGGTCCGCTGGCCGGACGGTCCTATGCCGTGGTGATCCAGCATCCAATCGGCCGGTCCGATTCGGCGGAAGCCGCCACCATGCGGCGAGTGCTGAAGTCAGTTGAGGCCGCCGATCTTGACGGAGTGATCATCTTTCCGAACAGCGACGCGGGTCACAAGGGAATAGTCCGCGAGATCGCCCGATGGCAGAAACGCCGGCAGTGGCTGGTATTCCGGTCGTTGCCTCGTGAAGACTATCTGCTGCTTGCCTCGCATGCTGCTGTGTTGGTGGGCAACTCTTCCAGCGGCATTATCGAGTCCGCCACCTTGGGCGTACCTGCGATAAATATCGGACCTCGGCAGGAGGGCCGTCTTCGGTGTGGCCCGTCGGTGGTCGATGTGCCTGATCGGTCCCAGGCAATTCGCAGGGCGGTGGCACGCGCCGCTACGGCTGCCCGTCCCGCTCAGGCAAGGTCTGTCTACGGCGACGGGCGGGCCGGGGAACGGATTGCGGATATCCTCGGGCGGCTCCGTCTGGGTGATCGCCTGATACGAAAACGCCTGATGTTCTGA
- a CDS encoding HDOD domain-containing protein: MPPSPVAMEPEQVVKIMLGKIGDIATLPEVTAQIIAAVDDPKSTAHDLHNIIKNDPALATKILKVVNSAFYGLPGQVSDLDRAIVLLGLSAVKNIAISASISRLFTAEKISDQFSARDIWRHSVGVAVATRQFCTMIGRKSSAEEAFLAGLIHDLGILIERQANPEQLAEIIGTAGKREQAFHVIETEILGVDHQILGAALAAKWKFPRGLQTVMGYHHRIDVLSAENRLLPVIVHIADTLCCHDSVGFYLTAADQKIDEGLLQSVGLSEADFMTVRESLMEQVEQAETILMGG; the protein is encoded by the coding sequence ATGCCACCTTCACCGGTCGCCATGGAACCCGAGCAGGTCGTCAAGATCATGCTCGGAAAAATCGGGGACATCGCCACACTTCCCGAGGTGACGGCCCAGATCATCGCGGCGGTGGACGATCCCAAGAGCACCGCTCACGATCTTCATAATATCATCAAGAACGATCCGGCGCTGGCCACGAAAATCCTCAAGGTTGTCAACTCGGCGTTCTATGGCCTCCCGGGCCAGGTATCCGATCTGGACAGGGCCATCGTTTTGCTGGGACTCAGCGCGGTTAAGAATATCGCCATTTCGGCCTCGATCAGCCGCCTGTTCACCGCCGAGAAGATCAGCGATCAATTCAGCGCCCGCGATATCTGGCGACACAGCGTGGGCGTCGCCGTGGCCACCCGCCAGTTTTGCACGATGATCGGCAGGAAATCCTCTGCCGAAGAGGCGTTTCTCGCCGGCTTGATCCACGACCTTGGCATTCTCATCGAACGACAGGCCAATCCCGAGCAGTTGGCCGAGATCATTGGTACTGCCGGCAAGCGAGAACAGGCATTTCACGTGATCGAGACCGAGATCCTGGGCGTGGATCATCAGATCCTCGGAGCCGCCCTGGCCGCCAAGTGGAAGTTCCCGCGGGGCCTCCAGACAGTCATGGGCTATCACCACCGCATCGACGTCCTCAGCGCCGAGAACCGCCTGCTGCCGGTTATTGTTCACATCGCCGACACGCTCTGTTGCCATGACAGCGTCGGTTTCTACCTCACGGCCGCCGACCAGAAAATCGACGAAGGACTCTTGCAGTCAGTCGGGCTTTCAGAGGCGGATTTCATGACCGTCCGCGAGAGCCTCATGGAGCAGGTCGAACAGGCCGAAACCATCTTGATGGGCGGCTGA
- the corA gene encoding magnesium/cobalt transporter CorA — MSRRKRQKRRTPPGSPPGTLVADPTAPKPVITVIAYGSDGCSEQAIRDVADVQAYLARWPVTWINVDGLGDVQTIARLADILGLHRLAVEDTINTHQRAKVEHYPNHLFMVAHMATYNDHLDTEQLSLYLGRNFVVTFQGGQPGDPFDPVRERIRRAVGHVRQSGADHLAYCLIDAVIDGYFPVLETTGERLEVLEDEILGCPTSGTSARVHEIKRNLMTLRRAIWPLREAMNSLVRDPSPLVNDETRLYLRDCYDHTVRVIDFIETYRELGSDLMDLYLSSVSQRMTEVMKVLTIIATIFIPLTFISSIYGMNFQTDRSPWNMPELTWYFGYPFALGLMAMIALAMLYYFGRKGWLRSPGEPPRSPGPPDQDRNVSDRIDNQGE; from the coding sequence GTGTCCCGCCGAAAACGCCAGAAGCGTCGAACTCCGCCGGGGTCGCCGCCCGGCACCTTGGTGGCCGACCCGACCGCACCCAAGCCGGTAATCACCGTCATTGCCTACGGCAGCGATGGATGTAGCGAGCAGGCGATTCGAGATGTTGCCGACGTGCAGGCGTACCTTGCCCGCTGGCCGGTCACCTGGATCAATGTCGACGGACTGGGCGACGTGCAGACCATCGCTCGCCTCGCTGACATTCTTGGCCTGCACCGACTGGCCGTTGAAGACACCATCAACACCCACCAGCGGGCCAAGGTGGAGCACTACCCCAACCATCTGTTCATGGTTGCCCACATGGCCACCTATAACGATCATCTGGACACCGAGCAGTTGAGCCTGTATCTGGGCAGGAACTTCGTCGTCACATTCCAGGGGGGCCAGCCGGGCGATCCGTTTGACCCCGTTCGCGAGCGAATCCGGCGCGCCGTCGGACACGTACGGCAATCCGGTGCCGATCACCTCGCGTATTGCCTGATCGACGCCGTGATCGATGGGTACTTCCCCGTGCTGGAGACGACCGGCGAGCGCCTCGAAGTGCTCGAAGACGAGATTCTCGGTTGTCCGACCAGCGGCACCTCCGCCCGAGTCCATGAGATCAAACGTAACCTGATGACGCTGCGGCGGGCCATCTGGCCGCTGCGGGAGGCAATGAACTCGCTGGTGCGCGATCCCAGTCCGCTTGTGAACGATGAGACCCGGCTCTATCTGCGCGACTGCTACGACCACACCGTCCGTGTGATTGACTTCATCGAGACGTACCGCGAGCTGGGTTCGGATCTGATGGATCTGTATCTGTCGAGCGTCAGTCAAAGAATGACCGAGGTGATGAAAGTCCTCACCATCATCGCCACGATCTTCATCCCCTTGACGTTCATCTCAAGCATCTATGGGATGAACTTCCAGACTGACCGGTCGCCGTGGAACATGCCGGAATTGACTTGGTATTTCGGCTACCCCTTTGCCTTGGGCCTCATGGCGATGATCGCTCTTGCCATGCTTTATTACTTCGGCCGCAAGGGCTGGCTGAGATCACCCGGCGAACCGCCGCGCTCGCCCGGCCCACCGGATCAAGACCGGAATGTCTCTGATCGAATTGATAATCAGGGCGAGTAA
- a CDS encoding class I SAM-dependent methyltransferase: MPADIFDEHSWRYEAMVNWPKRLANEAPFYRKLFADVQASRVLDAACGTGHHAEMFHSWGLSVEGADISEGMIERCRARLGTSDRLRWVVRSFDRPAEPAGVFDVVLCVGNSLSLASDMDTVGRAIGAMLDSARPGGLCVIHVLNVWSLPDGPMVWQKTLKTQHDGRDHLLLKAIHRSGTDTRVEVLDVMLDQPSLERWSESTPLLPITADDLISFAKAAGASQVETFGDYRRTPYDRTTSPDLIAVCRK, translated from the coding sequence ATGCCGGCAGACATATTCGACGAGCACTCATGGCGATATGAAGCCATGGTGAACTGGCCGAAAAGGCTTGCCAATGAAGCCCCCTTCTATCGCAAGCTGTTTGCGGATGTCCAGGCGAGCCGCGTTCTGGACGCAGCTTGCGGCACGGGTCATCACGCCGAGATGTTTCATTCGTGGGGGCTTTCGGTCGAGGGCGCCGACATCAGCGAAGGGATGATCGAACGTTGCCGGGCACGGCTGGGCACCTCGGATCGGCTTCGATGGGTGGTACGGTCGTTCGACCGGCCCGCCGAGCCGGCGGGTGTTTTTGACGTGGTGCTGTGTGTGGGCAATTCGCTGTCCCTGGCGTCGGACATGGATACCGTTGGCCGGGCCATTGGGGCGATGCTTGACTCTGCCCGGCCCGGCGGCCTCTGTGTCATCCATGTGCTCAATGTGTGGTCCCTGCCCGACGGGCCGATGGTCTGGCAGAAGACGCTCAAGACGCAGCACGACGGCCGGGATCACCTCCTGCTCAAGGCCATCCACCGTTCGGGCACGGACACGCGCGTCGAAGTGCTCGACGTGATGCTGGACCAGCCAAGCCTGGAACGGTGGTCCGAATCGACCCCCCTGCTGCCCATCACTGCCGACGATCTCATCTCATTTGCGAAGGCCGCCGGCGCCTCGCAAGTCGAGACGTTCGGCGACTATCGGCGCACGCCCTACGATCGCACGACCAGCCCGGACCTCATTGCGGTATGCCGCAAGTGA
- a CDS encoding Crp/Fnr family transcriptional regulator, producing the protein MSGDLVDIIRKCRFFGGLSDSSRRRIASLAVKKRYGKGTIIFRQGQPCPGMFVVGHGHVRVYKIAPSGKEHVLHFASEGMTFAEVAAIGGFDCPAYAEALEDTVCALLPQEAFLKALRSDHDLCIQLLQGMAAWVQHLIGLLEDIVLRDAAGRVARHLLQQAAGSGSEFALPILKKDLASHLNLTSETLSRILRRLAESAMIEMPDQQSIRVLDRGRLAEVADGLPLG; encoded by the coding sequence ATGAGCGGAGACCTCGTCGACATTATCAGGAAGTGCCGATTCTTCGGCGGTCTTTCTGACTCCAGTCGCCGGAGAATCGCAAGTCTGGCTGTGAAAAAGCGTTACGGGAAGGGCACGATCATCTTTCGTCAGGGTCAACCGTGCCCGGGAATGTTTGTCGTAGGCCACGGGCATGTCCGTGTGTACAAGATCGCCCCGAGCGGCAAAGAGCATGTTCTGCATTTTGCGTCGGAAGGCATGACCTTCGCGGAGGTGGCCGCGATCGGAGGATTCGACTGCCCGGCGTATGCTGAGGCCTTGGAGGACACGGTCTGCGCCCTGTTGCCCCAGGAGGCGTTTCTGAAGGCGCTGCGATCCGATCACGATTTGTGCATCCAACTGCTCCAGGGAATGGCGGCTTGGGTGCAGCACTTGATCGGTCTTCTGGAGGACATCGTTCTGCGGGATGCGGCCGGGCGCGTGGCGCGACATCTGCTGCAACAGGCAGCGGGCAGCGGATCCGAGTTCGCTCTACCGATCCTGAAGAAAGACCTAGCCAGCCACCTGAATCTGACCAGCGAGACCTTGTCGCGTATCCTTCGACGGCTGGCTGAGAGCGCTATGATTGAGATGCCGGACCAGCAGAGTATCCGGGTGCTCGACCGGGGAAGGCTGGCCGAAGTGGCGGACGGTCTGCCTCTCGGGTAG
- a CDS encoding 4Fe-4S binding protein, with translation MIREVVSIDEDKCNGCGLCVPACQEGAIRIVNGKAKLVADHLCDGLGACLGHCPQGAITIERREADDFNEEAVAAHLGKEHQADQHTPVSVAGSCPGSQFQSLAEPLPGGGCPSARLIQFGSPGAPKCPVSSATGPTASTLTHWPVKLRLLNPTAPVLQRAGLLIAADCVPVAFPAFQSRLLRGRAVVIGCPKFDDIQADVDKLTAIIERNDLVEIVVAHMEVPCCNGLLMATLQARRRTGRPVPIADVVIGIRGDVLSWRKLRADQ, from the coding sequence ATGATTCGCGAAGTCGTGAGCATCGACGAGGATAAGTGCAATGGCTGTGGTCTGTGCGTTCCCGCCTGCCAGGAGGGTGCCATCCGCATCGTCAACGGCAAGGCGAAACTCGTCGCCGACCACCTGTGTGACGGGCTCGGCGCGTGTCTGGGACATTGTCCACAAGGCGCGATCACCATCGAGCGCCGCGAGGCCGATGACTTCAACGAGGAGGCCGTCGCGGCCCATCTGGGCAAGGAGCATCAGGCTGACCAGCACACTCCAGTCTCAGTGGCCGGAAGTTGTCCAGGTTCTCAGTTCCAGTCTCTGGCAGAGCCGCTGCCGGGCGGCGGCTGCCCGTCGGCGCGGCTCATCCAGTTCGGCTCGCCGGGCGCCCCAAAGTGCCCAGTTTCCTCCGCAACGGGCCCAACCGCCTCAACGCTGACTCACTGGCCGGTGAAGCTGCGCCTTCTGAATCCAACGGCTCCAGTGTTGCAGAGGGCCGGCCTGCTGATCGCAGCCGATTGCGTCCCTGTGGCTTTTCCCGCCTTCCAATCGAGACTGCTGCGTGGGCGTGCTGTAGTCATCGGATGCCCAAAGTTCGACGACATACAGGCCGACGTTGACAAGCTCACTGCCATCATTGAGCGAAACGATCTGGTCGAGATTGTAGTCGCGCATATGGAGGTTCCGTGCTGCAACGGACTACTCATGGCGACGCTTCAGGCTCGGCGGCGGACGGGCCGGCCTGTCCCGATAGCGGACGTGGTGATCGGCATCCGAGGCGACGTGCTCTCGTGGCGGAAGCTTCGGGCAGATCAATAA
- a CDS encoding nitrous oxide-stimulated promoter family protein: MHVIDIAGHNVDRHLVRDLRTLVRFIEIYCAYWHKADPRATVSLKEIDVKALMGRPVTLCQGCERLLAHAVHKRSRCPINPKPACKHCPRHCYHPLFRQQIREVMKFSGRKLVLSGRLDYLWHLMR, encoded by the coding sequence ATGCATGTGATCGATATCGCAGGGCACAACGTTGATCGGCATCTGGTGCGAGATCTGCGGACGCTCGTGCGTTTCATCGAAATCTACTGTGCCTACTGGCACAAAGCCGATCCACGCGCCACAGTCTCGCTCAAAGAGATCGACGTCAAGGCCTTGATGGGCCGACCCGTAACACTGTGCCAGGGATGCGAAAGACTGCTCGCCCACGCTGTTCACAAACGCTCACGTTGCCCGATCAATCCCAAGCCGGCCTGCAAGCACTGCCCCCGACACTGCTATCATCCCCTGTTCCGACAACAGATTCGCGAAGTGATGAAGTTTTCCGGCCGGAAGCTGGTCTTGTCCGGCCGCTTGGACTACCTCTGGCATCTGATGAGGTGA
- a CDS encoding prepilin-type N-terminal cleavage/methylation domain-containing protein, with translation MMERHRLGFTLIEVLVVVAILALLIAVLLPSLQRAKEQAKTAVCLSNLHQMGFGFSTYAADHRQNLPMRLGYTYALKYRGGPRNVRVLCNVGLLYGKYCGKDLDFYYCVSNEQYAYDDPVYGAPGFFIEGRDPYVTWSGYMYAAPVAEEKSPREAGKNSYPREVWRDLYAEWVESQTAAGATVGNENIKALLADNLIGCGGEKAPHKGVAFNVLFTDYHAKPVRDPDRQLYRGLRRPTSGTGGAPDLYYYWDLFTKNP, from the coding sequence ATGATGGAGCGTCACAGGCTGGGCTTCACCCTCATCGAAGTTCTGGTCGTGGTGGCGATCTTGGCCTTGCTGATTGCGGTTCTGCTCCCTTCGCTTCAGCGGGCAAAAGAACAGGCCAAGACGGCGGTGTGTCTGTCGAATCTTCACCAGATGGGGTTTGGATTCTCCACGTATGCCGCAGATCACCGCCAGAATCTCCCGATGCGCCTTGGCTATACCTATGCGCTTAAGTACAGGGGAGGGCCAAGAAACGTTCGGGTTCTGTGCAACGTAGGGCTTTTGTATGGGAAGTACTGTGGGAAGGATTTAGATTTCTACTACTGTGTCAGTAACGAGCAGTACGCCTACGACGATCCGGTTTACGGCGCGCCGGGTTTCTTCATCGAAGGCAGAGATCCGTATGTCACCTGGAGTGGTTACATGTACGCGGCGCCCGTCGCAGAGGAAAAGTCGCCCAGAGAAGCAGGCAAGAACTCCTATCCTCGCGAGGTGTGGCGGGATCTGTACGCGGAATGGGTCGAGAGCCAGACTGCGGCCGGGGCGACCGTTGGCAATGAGAATATCAAGGCGCTGCTTGCTGACAATCTTATTGGCTGTGGAGGTGAGAAGGCGCCACACAAGGGCGTTGCGTTCAATGTGCTGTTTACCGATTACCATGCCAAGCCGGTGCGCGATCCCGACAGGCAACTCTATCGTGGCCTGCGGCGTCCGACAAGCGGAACCGGGGGAGCTCCGGACCTTTATTACTATTGGGATCTCTTCACCAAGAACCCCTGA
- a CDS encoding Rne/Rng family ribonuclease — MTEHENQTQNNQTGNEHQSLPRTGRRRSRRSRRKHRPDDQQQAAAVQGPPESEQVAASIVTGTVESDTASGSEAIEPVWTGSPVRHESSRVERPLDNVAASGESLAESGSSEQPVTETAPPAERRRRSRRGGRGRRRKRQNAEVAAAGQAQGTTQGSAAVSETVAVKYPPRRDGPPQHTPARQQHEPEDEDEDNEQASGTGDRIMLINAADGEECRIAVVHQGKLEELFIERASAESHVGNIYKGRVTNVEPSIQAAFVDFGLPKNGFLHISDLQPQYFPNGRGHMEEVGRKTPRRERPPIQKCLRRGQEVLVQIIKEGIGTKGPTLTTYISIPGRYLVMMPGMNKLGVSRRIEDEEARRKMRRLLDELNLPKNMGFILRTAGLDKTKRELQRDQMYLQRLWKRVAQKIKTERAPCELYQESDLVIRTIRDVYSADFAKIIVDNEATAEKVRDFLAIAMPRSSAPVEVYRSPEPLFHKYGIEAEIEKINARHVPLPSGGSLVIDSTEAMVAIDVNSGRFREHEDAEETAFRTDLEAAEEIARQLRLRDLGGLIVCDFIDLVQEKHRRAVERALREALKKHKERAKCLRMSQFGIIEMTRQRMRPSIKRSIYQDCPHCRGSGLVKNPESMTLDIMRLLRLAANHELVETVEVRVAPEVAFQLQNRKRAAIHDIEQQTGRHIVIRADNNIGLDQYVFSCFDKRGGAIRALDMAEAAGSSPANRGKHSPPVQPDNQHRDRDSDRDRDQDENVFE; from the coding sequence ATGACTGAACACGAAAACCAGACACAGAACAATCAGACCGGGAACGAACATCAATCATTACCACGAACCGGACGGCGCCGCAGCCGTCGATCGCGCCGCAAACACCGGCCGGACGATCAGCAACAAGCCGCAGCCGTACAGGGGCCGCCGGAAAGCGAACAAGTCGCGGCTTCCATCGTCACCGGCACGGTGGAGTCGGACACGGCATCGGGTTCCGAAGCAATCGAGCCCGTATGGACGGGATCGCCGGTCCGGCACGAGTCATCCAGGGTCGAACGTCCGCTGGACAACGTCGCGGCGTCCGGCGAATCACTTGCAGAAAGCGGCTCAAGTGAACAACCTGTGACGGAAACGGCACCGCCTGCCGAGCGTCGCCGGCGATCGCGCCGCGGCGGGCGCGGCCGACGCCGCAAGCGGCAGAATGCAGAGGTTGCCGCAGCCGGCCAAGCGCAAGGCACAACGCAGGGATCAGCAGCGGTTTCGGAGACTGTCGCCGTCAAGTATCCGCCCAGGCGAGACGGCCCGCCCCAGCACACCCCAGCCCGGCAACAGCACGAACCGGAGGATGAAGATGAGGACAACGAACAGGCTTCGGGAACCGGCGATCGCATCATGCTGATCAATGCCGCAGACGGCGAGGAATGCCGCATCGCGGTCGTGCACCAAGGCAAACTCGAGGAACTGTTTATCGAGCGGGCCAGTGCCGAGTCGCACGTGGGCAACATCTACAAGGGCCGCGTCACGAACGTTGAGCCGAGCATCCAGGCGGCGTTCGTGGACTTCGGACTACCCAAGAACGGATTTCTTCACATCTCTGATCTGCAGCCCCAGTACTTTCCCAACGGGCGAGGACACATGGAGGAAGTGGGACGCAAAACCCCCCGGCGAGAGCGACCGCCGATCCAGAAGTGCTTGCGACGGGGGCAGGAAGTCCTCGTGCAGATCATCAAGGAAGGCATTGGCACCAAGGGGCCGACGCTCACGACCTACATTTCCATCCCGGGCCGTTACCTGGTCATGATGCCGGGAATGAACAAGCTCGGCGTCTCCCGCCGGATCGAGGATGAAGAGGCACGGCGCAAGATGCGACGGCTTCTTGACGAACTCAATCTGCCCAAGAACATGGGCTTTATTCTGCGGACAGCCGGTCTCGACAAGACCAAACGCGAGCTTCAGCGAGATCAGATGTACCTGCAGCGGCTCTGGAAGCGCGTCGCCCAGAAGATCAAGACCGAGCGAGCGCCCTGTGAGCTTTACCAAGAATCAGACCTGGTGATCCGCACGATCCGCGACGTGTACTCCGCGGATTTTGCGAAGATCATCGTGGATAACGAGGCCACGGCGGAAAAAGTGCGCGACTTTCTGGCCATCGCCATGCCGCGCAGCAGCGCCCCGGTCGAGGTTTACCGGAGCCCCGAGCCGCTCTTCCACAAGTACGGCATCGAGGCGGAAATCGAGAAGATCAATGCCCGTCACGTTCCGCTGCCGTCGGGCGGGTCGCTGGTGATCGACTCAACCGAGGCGATGGTCGCGATTGACGTCAACAGCGGGCGGTTCCGCGAACACGAGGACGCCGAGGAAACCGCTTTCCGGACGGACTTGGAGGCGGCCGAGGAGATTGCGCGACAGTTGCGGCTTCGAGACCTTGGCGGACTGATCGTTTGCGATTTCATCGATCTGGTGCAAGAAAAGCACCGTCGGGCGGTGGAACGGGCTCTTCGGGAAGCCCTGAAGAAACACAAGGAGCGGGCCAAGTGTCTGCGTATGAGCCAGTTCGGCATCATCGAGATGACCCGGCAGCGTATGCGGCCGTCGATCAAGCGGAGCATCTACCAGGATTGCCCGCACTGCCGCGGGTCAGGTCTGGTCAAGAATCCGGAATCGATGACCCTTGATATCATGAGGCTGCTGCGTCTGGCGGCAAACCATGAACTCGTTGAGACGGTCGAGGTCCGGGTGGCGCCCGAGGTTGCCTTTCAACTCCAGAACCGCAAACGGGCCGCCATCCACGACATCGAACAGCAGACCGGCCGACACATTGTCATCCGCGCGGACAACAACATCGGACTTGATCAGTACGTTTTCTCCTGCTTCGACAAGAGAGGGGGCGCCATTCGGGCACTGGACATGGCGGAGGCGGCCGGCTCATCGCCCGCAAACCGCGGAAAGCATTCGCCCCCGGTCCAGCCTGATAACCAGCATCGCGACCGCGACTCGGATCGGGATCGGGACCAGGATGAGAACGTCTTTGAATAG
- a CDS encoding TIGR03936 family radical SAM-associated protein, whose amino-acid sequence MAIRFVIDGDIRFISHHDTMRLFERALSRAQLPVRFSRGFNPRPRLSLPLPRAVGIAGAAELLVVDLEEPLDPAVVLDKLREQMPAGLTLSEARSIAGKHPPQAVRADYALALPPDRAKEVGQRMKDLLAASMWNIQRSGPGTKRPRELDVRQYLAGGAVCEGILRWTVRVTGAGSLRPAELLAAVGLPPQDWQHHVRRTSVEWSF is encoded by the coding sequence GTGGCGATCCGCTTCGTGATCGACGGGGACATTCGGTTCATCTCGCATCACGATACCATGCGTCTGTTTGAACGGGCGCTGTCGCGGGCACAATTGCCGGTGAGATTCTCGCGCGGCTTCAATCCGCGCCCCAGGTTGTCGCTGCCGCTGCCGCGAGCCGTGGGCATCGCCGGCGCGGCCGAGTTACTGGTGGTGGACCTGGAAGAGCCGTTGGATCCGGCGGTGGTGCTTGACAAGCTCCGCGAACAAATGCCGGCCGGGTTGACTCTGAGCGAAGCCCGGTCGATCGCCGGCAAACATCCGCCCCAAGCAGTGAGAGCCGATTACGCGTTGGCCCTCCCCCCGGATCGGGCGAAGGAAGTGGGCCAGAGAATGAAAGATCTTCTGGCGGCTTCAATGTGGAATATCCAGCGATCCGGACCCGGGACGAAACGGCCTAGGGAACTCGACGTACGGCAGTACCTGGCGGGCGGCGCGGTTTGTGAGGGGATTCTGCGATGGACGGTGCGGGTCACCGGGGCCGGGTCGCTGCGACCGGCCGAGTTGCTGGCCGCCGTCGGCTTGCCGCCTCAGGACTGGCAGCATCACGTTCGCAGAACCAGCGTCGAGTGGTCGTTCTAG